In the Methanoculleus taiwanensis genome, TTCCGTGCGTTAAAGCCCTCGACAATATCGATCCGGTCAATGATCTCGTAGAGCGTCTCCCGGCGGATCGCCGTCGAGCGGAAGGTGCAGAACGGGTGTGGGACGACTGCAAGCGCCCCCTGATCGCGGATAGTATCGAGCGTCTCGGCGGCGCTCATGCCGGGGCGGATCTCTTCGGTGAGGAAGACGCCGATGATTTCTCCATCGTCTGTCGTGATCTCCTCAGCAAGGATCAGCGGAATGTCAGGGTCGATCTCTCGTATCCGCGTGTACGCCCGCCGTGACCCCTCGATACTGTCGTGGTCGCAGACGAGGGAAAGAACACGGTTCTTCCGCCATGCCCTGACAAGAGCATCGATGCTCACCATCGAGTCAAGCGAGTATGCCGAGTGCACGTGCATATCGAGCCGTAAAAGATCGATCCTCCGGTCTCCCGGCGAACCTGCCGCTGCGTTACCTGTTTCCTGAATAAATGTCATTCGTGCTCCCGCCTGCCGGGCGGCCACCAGAATACGGGCCGCCGCACAATACCCATATAGTTCGAGTGAAGAAAATATATCTTTTTCCGGAAATCTCTATTGCACCAAGGTGCGGGAGCGCCCCGATGCCGGGCATGCCACCAACACTTATGCCCTACAACGTTCAACCTCCCGCACACGGTGGTACGAATGAGAGAAACCCTTGGAGTGTATGTCACCTACGTCGTACAGCTCCTCATCCTCCTCAACGCCGGCATCAGCATAGCGGCAGGAAACCTCCTTTATGCCGTATCGTCACTCGGCGCATTCGGCCTGACGCTGGTCCCCTACATCCTGACAAGGAGCAGGAGAATGCAGTTTCCGTGGGGACTCAACCTCCTGATCGCAATATCCCTGTACATGCACGTCGCCGGCCATGTCGGAGGATACTACGTGCAATACGCCCCGTACTACGACAAGGCTGCCCATTTAATCTCGTCCGTAACCATCACGACAATCGGGCTTGTCGTCGCTCTTCTCGCCGACCGCCTCTTCAGGATGAAGATGACACGAGGGTTCATCGTCCTTTTTGCCTTCCTTCTTACCATGGCAACAGGGGCGATCTGGGAGATCTACGAGTTCGCCTTAGATCAGATCTTCGGCACGTCGCTACAGCACGGAAATATCGATACCATGGTTGACCTCATCGTCGATATGGCCGGAGCCCTGCTCATCACCGCGCTCGGATACCTCTACCTCCGAAGTTCCTCGAAAGACGAGGTAGTAAACAGGTTATTAACCCCGTACGTAGATGAGGCGGATACCCCGATGCACCTTGACGAATCAGAGATCGTGCTCTCGGTCCGCGAACAGTAACCACGGTAGTGCACCACCCTGCATTATAAATATTTATGAGATCAGATAGAAAAGGAGTGAAGCTTTCCAGACATAATCTCCAATATCTCGGACTATTCGCCCTCGTCTTTCTGCCATCGATGTTCGGCTATATGGCATGGGAGGCGCAGGAGACCGATGTTACGGTCCTGAGCGTGGAAGGCGGCCCTGAGGGAGTTATCTTCATCTCCGACCCGCATCTCAAGGAGAGCAACATCGGTCACGTGCAGAGGACAATCGAGGAGATCAATCGCCTCGATCCCTCGCTCGTCCTGATCGGCGGAGACTTCGTCAACGGTGACGAGTCCGACTTCTCCCTCCAGGCGGTATGGAGCGCCGTCGATGCCCCGGTATACGCGGTGCTCGGCAACCACGACTACCGGGCGGGAACCGATGCCGGGGGCGGTTTTGCGAAAACAATCGCGCTGGCCGGCCTCGAGCTGACGGCTGAGGAGTACGACGTCAGCGCCCTGCGGGGAGACGAATCCGATCTCCGATTTGCCGACGAGCTGAGAGCGACTCTTGAGGCGAACGGGGTCAACGTACTGCAGAACGAGTACAAGATCCTCCGTGTCGGCGAGAAGGATCTCGTCCTCGTCGGCGTGGACGACGTCTGGGCAGGGATGGCGGAACCCCCGGAGGTGCCGGAGACCGACGCCTTCACCCTGTATCTCATCCACGTCCCCGACGGCAGGGCGAACTGGGACGCCGACCTCATCCTCTCCGGCCATACCCACGGCGGCCAGTTTATGTTCCCGGTTGTCCAGCAGTTCAGCGACTTCGGGTTCATGGAGGTGCGCGGCCTCATTCAGAAGGACGGAACACCGGCGACGTATATCACCCGCGGGATCTGCGGCTCGAGCCTCGGCGGGATCGATCTCCGCTTCAACAGCAGACCCGAGATCGTGCTGATCAACCCGACGGACGAGCAACTCCGCCTCCTTGACGCGAAGACCGGCACCGTGACGGTCGGGTAGAATGCCCGGCGCCGGAACGGTCAGGAGAGGAGCGCTTCGCCTCGTTCGATCAGGATGTCTGCCGTATGCCCCGGAATCCCTGCCGTCTCTACGAGCGCGGCCCTGCCCCGGGCGATCAGATCTCTGACGGTAAGAATTCCGGCGGCGGTCAGCCGTTTCCTGACTGCAGGCGTCACCCCGGTGATGATGGTAACCGGGTAGGACTGCGTCTCTTCGATCATGGTCCGGATGTTCCGGTCGAGCGGATAGTCCCATCCGAGATGTTCAATCCCCCAGCATGCCGCATAGCGTTTCGCATGCTCGGAGAGTTTGGTGTTGCAGACGATCAGAGCGGTATCGACCCGGAACGAATTCTCCCCCCGGCGATAGCCTTCCTGAACGTCCTCGACGATCGCCCGGGCGATCCTGCCCTCATCAAGCCCCGTCACCCGGTGATGGCTGAAGTGATGCTTCACCTCGACGAAGTATACGACGCCGTTCTTCCGTGCGATGGCGTCCACCTCGTGTTCGCCGCACCGTCCCGCAAGAATACGGCCGCCCTCCACCTCGTAGCCGTGGTCACGGAGCAGCCCCTGCACGTACACCTCAAAATCGGGTTTCGGGCTCAGCAGTGCAAGCGCCCGGCGAAGGTTGGTGCGATAGGCAACGGCCGGCCGGTATACTCTGGCACGCGCCCGGATCATCCGGAGCAGCGTCGAGGTCGGAATCCCGTCGTAGACCTGTTCCTCGATCTCATCGAC is a window encoding:
- a CDS encoding ATP cone domain-containing protein encodes the protein MRYVTKMNGSLQPFDRERVKRTVRNLGVSPEHLEQIVDEIEEQVYDGIPTSTLLRMIRARARVYRPAVAYRTNLRRALALLSPKPDFEVYVQGLLRDHGYEVEGGRILAGRCGEHEVDAIARKNGVVYFVEVKHHFSHHRVTGLDEGRIARAIVEDVQEGYRRGENSFRVDTALIVCNTKLSEHAKRYAACWGIEHLGWDYPLDRNIRTMIEETQSYPVTIITGVTPAVRKRLTAAGILTVRDLIARGRAALVETAGIPGHTADILIERGEALLS
- a CDS encoding PHP domain-containing protein gives rise to the protein MTFIQETGNAAAGSPGDRRIDLLRLDMHVHSAYSLDSMVSIDALVRAWRKNRVLSLVCDHDSIEGSRRAYTRIREIDPDIPLILAEEITTDDGEIIGVFLTEEIRPGMSAAETLDTIRDQGALAVVPHPFCTFRSTAIRRETLYEIIDRIDIVEGFNARNPSPAENDLAAAYAQELGKPISAGSDAHLPYELSRTYVEIPLFDDPKTLLTALDGASATIRRAHPVNRHLSKVVQRVKEAAGHPSRS
- a CDS encoding metallophosphoesterase, with the protein product MKLSRHNLQYLGLFALVFLPSMFGYMAWEAQETDVTVLSVEGGPEGVIFISDPHLKESNIGHVQRTIEEINRLDPSLVLIGGDFVNGDESDFSLQAVWSAVDAPVYAVLGNHDYRAGTDAGGGFAKTIALAGLELTAEEYDVSALRGDESDLRFADELRATLEANGVNVLQNEYKILRVGEKDLVLVGVDDVWAGMAEPPEVPETDAFTLYLIHVPDGRANWDADLILSGHTHGGQFMFPVVQQFSDFGFMEVRGLIQKDGTPATYITRGICGSSLGGIDLRFNSRPEIVLINPTDEQLRLLDAKTGTVTVG